AATGTACCCCGACTAAATGCAGTCCAACAGCTGAAGCAGCACATGTTCTTGCAATGCAACCTGTGTTTCCAGGAATCTGTCAAAGGAAGGAGCAACGAGTAGATATCTATATAAGCCACAAGTGTCTGAAGACGCCACTACCAAACCAAAACAATGCAGTAGTAACGTTTATGTGTTCAGTGTTTCTTGGTGATTGAGCCTAACCTGAGGAGAGACCAAGACTACTTGAAGAAGCTTACTCCTCGCATCTTCTTTAACTCCTTCTCCTGCCCCACGCGGCAGGGCATTACTTCTCTTGTCCTTGTCCGAGAGAGGAGGAGGAGACAGAATCTTGGTGGAAAATGAAGTGATGGAGAGAGACAGCCTGCGCTTGAGGTTGAGATGAGTTAAGCCAAGAGAAGGCAAGAGGCGGTCACTTGACTGGTGCCGGAGATGAAACGGTCTTGAAGCTATAAAGAAGCTCAGACTGCTCCGGCCGCAACTCCCCATTCTTCCCCAGCCAACCTACTTCCTTCCTTCCTCCGCAGATACTGTTGCTTCAGCACGCGTTGAAAATAATATCATTTGGGCCCAAATTGCCAATATGTAGGCCCATTTATTTTTCAGACCATTCCCCATGCCTGATCTGATCTCATGCCTAGTTCATGTCCGAGACCAATCTTTTAATGTTTCAAGTTGAAAACTGAGTGAAACACCCTGCTATACCATAGCATTGAGCCATTGAGAAACTGAAACTCTCTTCAATCATCAAACCAATCTTTTAAGTTTCACCATTCTTTCATCAGATACAATAAACCACATTAATACAGAACTCGCAAACAAACCAGGAGTATTTTTTTTTTTGTCTGCATCATGTCTAGGAACATACAAGATAGGTACCAATGCCTTCAGAGACATAAACATATGGCCCTCGGTGAACCCCTCTGATCAACACCAAAACTGAGAGCTATCCTTTTGTAAGGGTACCGAAATTTAAAGTGTCTAGGTTCGTGGACTCGGACAAACAACAGCTTAAGCTTGTCTAGTTCTTTGTTCTATGAACTTGTGTCAATGGGAACAGATTTTGCCGGAGAAGAACCAGAGCTGCTGCTGCTACTGCTTTCTCCATTGGTTGTAACATCGGATTGAGCTGAAGCTGAGGAGTTCATAGAACTCTGGTTGGTATTTGTGGATGGAGCTTGTCCTTCTTCCGCGAGTTTCTTAAGGAGGTTCATGACCGTTGGAAGGAACTTGGTTGACAAGGAAAGAAGTCCAGGTAGCTGTTATTGATCACAGATGAAACATTGGCTTTTCAGAGAGATTATAAATGAGAATAATTTTAAGAACAGTGGCAATAAGGATGTTGGAAACTTGCTCATACCGCTCCATGTTGGAATTCTCCTGAAATATTCAACTGCACCCACAAGGCTTTGGAAACAAGGTATCCAACGAACAGAACACCGAGCCACAGAGGATTTCTGCCACAAGAGAAGCAAGGAAAGAAGAGAAAGGTGAGTGGGGAGAATCTCCTTTATCTGAAAAACAAACTCAATTCAAAAGAATGGGTAAAGAGTACCTTAAGAGAGTCATAAACTCATTAAATCCAAGAACTACCAGGGCAAGGATTGCCCATGGAGGTGGCAACCAGTTGTTATTCCGTCGGTTAGCTTCCTGAAATTCAATGTTACCATATGAGAAAACAGAGAGTTCTAATAACATATCTTTGTAACTTTTAATAAGCGTACCTGTGCAGAAATAGCCTGTGTAACGGTATATTCTGTCTCGTTTTTGAATTGTCTCCACAGTGATTTACACTGTACAGGTGTGATCAACGTCTTTTCTGGTGCAACCTTATTAAAAAAGAAGGTAATGATATATAAGACCATTTGTATTTTCATTATAAATGCTGAGTGAGGTTTTAGTCACCTGCTCCCAAGTGCTTGAAGCGAGTGAATCAATTGTGCTGATGCTCTTGCTGGTAGCACTGTTACTTGTAGAATTGACCAGAGCGAGAGTCAGTGTCTTCTCAATATTGTCGAGTTCATCTTCCAAGCGGATAACAGCCATAACAGACAATAGCTTCAAGGACTATAAAAAAGATAACAAGGTTGTAACATCAAAATCTGGAAAAAGTTTGAACGAGTCGCAGAATCGGAGCTATAAGGTAGGGTTCATACTGCAGAACGAGCCATTTTGGTGATTGCTCTGATATCCTCCTTTCCACTCCAAATACGTGGCATTGAATCAGAATCATGGCTGAAGATTGTAGTAAACCTGTGTAGAAATTTGTTTAATCAGAAAGCTGTGTACAAGATGGAAGTTATGGATAATGACAAAGTAGTATAATAAAATGGTGTTACCTATCCTTCATGCGCATCAACGCTCTTCCAGCCTCTTCCTTTGCCTTGGTTTCAACAACACCACGTGCATAGCTCTCAAGGTCAGTGAGCATTTTATTCCGTGTTTCATCGTCCATATCAAATCCAGATAATGCGTCGGAGAGACCATAGACAGCCAATTCTCCTTCTCGTTTTAGTAGATTTCTTATTGCTGGCCATGTTTCATCATTAGCTCCATCCAGGAGAGCTTCCACCGGTCCAGATAATGCAGCATTTAGTTTTGACTGCAATGACGATTATCTATTAGGAAGGTCCAGATAGCAGTTGACACCTGTTTGGTGCTAGATAATCAAGATCAATATGTATGCCTTTATTCTGCTTAAGAATTCTATTTACCTCATACAGAGTAGTCAGTTCAGACAACTTTGCAGTACGAACAGAAGAGATGTGTGCCTCAATGTCACGCTGAAGCTTTTCCCGAGTTTTACATGTATCCCAGTTTGCTTGTTCAATAACAGCCTCTGCCAAAAAAAAAACATTTAGTACTTATTTCGTATGATAATCTTCAGATTCCAATATGATATCCCATATATCACAATCTTTTCAGTAGTATCAGCAACGATGGGCTATACCTTCACATCCTTTATCAAACTTAGACACGCAAGACTGAGCGCAAACGTCCGCTGATGATGAAAAGCCTTCTCCCGCATTTAAGGCCTTCTCGAAAGCATCCTTGAAGTTTTCAAGTGCTCCAGATCTCAAATGTCCAAGCAAGTCTTGGAAAGTTGGTTGAACAAGCTGCATAAGGCAATAAGAAAATGAGTGCACAATACTAACATCAGGCGACGCATGATTGCAACAGAACACGAGTATAACAGTCACAAGTTAAAAGAGTATATGCATTACTTGCAATAGTTTTTCTTGCAGCTGTTGTCTCTTGGACGATCTTACACCTTCTTCAAAATATGTCGCCTCAGTGTCATACCTATGAAAAACACCAGGACACACATGAAAATGAAACCCTACTGTTCTAGAATCTAATATATGCATAGGAAACCTAAAATTCAATAAAGTCGGCGAACAATAAAACTGCATACGACAATTTAGCACGAAAATCTTACTCTGATAAGCAAGACTGGAGGATTGAGCTCAGCTTTTTTCCAAATCCGGAAACAGGACCAGACTGTACAGCTTCTTCCAATTCACGCCAATTCTATACAATGTTTAGACAAGATTATTAACAACGACGTCACTGAAAAGGATAAAGCGTGAAGCAGTATTAAGAAAATTCACCTCATTCGCAATAAAACCAGCAAACTTTTCATTGGCAATTTCCTCGCATCGCACAGTTGCTACCATGACCTGCGCGCATAGGCATCGCATAAATAACAAGACTAGAAGGAACATTAACAAAACTAGAGCCTGTAGCAAGCAAAATTACCTTGTGAGCTGGAAGGTCCAAGTCTTTGTTGTCTTTGATGACTTGCCACATCTGTTTTGCGCTAAAAGCAAACGCATTAGCAGGGACAACTCCTCGTCTATCACCAGCAAGTCCGCCAGGTGCGACAGAGTGGAAGAACCGTTGTCTCAAATTAGCAACCTTTCATTTACCAAAAAAAAAATATTGGAAAGGCATTAGTATCACATACAAAGCCATCTGTCGAGTAAGTCACTAAGGTAACCCTGGAGTTTAATTATGAATGAACCTGCTCTTTGAATAGCTCTTCCTTTTCTTCGTAACTATTGAGAGCAATTACTTCAACCTGTCACACAAGAAACAGTTCCATTTCTTGTTCCTAGCAGAAGAAGAATGATACTAAGTTCTTATAATATAGTCAAGCAGACGTACATTGAAGAAATCACTAAGTGGAGTTTCTTTGTGTGCTTGAGGCTTGGGGACTGCATCCCAGATCTGCATTTATGGACAAGCTATAAGGGCTTGCATAGTCAAAGCACATAAAAGCTAAAGAATGTCTCTTATTTTACCTTTTGAATGTCTTCCCTTAGCACTGGTTCTAAATTTTCCAATGGCGTCTGCAAATATTCATCCACAACTTATAATCCAGAAAATAGAATGATGAAGAAAAGAAATAACAAGATAGCTACCACTAACTATATGGAGAAACAAAAATACATACCCGTGTTTTATCTCTTATGACAAACATCAAAGTTGTTTTCCGCGGACTAAACAACCTCATCATAACCTGATCGCATGTAGCAGGAAAAGCAAAGAGTGTTGAGACTTCAGATCAGCAATAACTCATACTGATAAGAAGATGCAGACAATTTACCTGGAACACAGTCTTCAAAAGGGGTTTGTTTGCTGCTTGCTCCCGACCAATATCATGACACCACCTGCATTATACATCGGGGAACCAGTATGTCATAAGATAAAGATAGAAAAAGAAGTCCTGCTATTTATCGAAGAAAGTAGAGTACAGAAGACCACTCACATGTTGATGAGAACTATGTCTGAGACAGCAAGTGCAAAAAGAGCACTCTGTTTCTCGAAAGCAGTATCATCCTAAAAGCCAAATATAAGGAAACTATACGTAAGTAATCCATTATGCACACACATATTCTTTTTCAAGAAAGCACTTATTAAGACTAAAACAACGCATGAGACTCTAATCAATAGTCAATACAAATCAAAAGTCATTCACAATCAGTACCAACGCTCTAAATAAGATTATACTAACTGGCGT
The DNA window shown above is from Brassica oleracea var. oleracea cultivar TO1000 chromosome C3, BOL, whole genome shotgun sequence and carries:
- the LOC106335101 gene encoding protein ROOT HAIR DEFECTIVE 3-like yields the protein MDAACSTQLIDGDGTFNVSGVDNFIKEVKLEECGLSYAVVSIMGPQSSGKSTLLNHLFGTNFREMDAFRGRSQTTKGIWIARCAGIEPCTVVMDLEGTDGRERGEDDTAFEKQSALFALAVSDIVLINMWCHDIGREQAANKPLLKTVFQVMMRLFSPRKTTLMFVIRDKTRTPLENLEPVLREDIQKIWDAVPKPQAHKETPLSDFFNVEVIALNSYEEKEELFKEQVANLRQRFFHSVAPGGLAGDRRGVVPANAFAFSAKQMWQVIKDNKDLDLPAHKVMVATVRCEEIANEKFAGFIANENWRELEEAVQSGPVSGFGKKLSSILQSCLSEYDTEATYFEEGVRSSKRQQLQEKLLQLVQPTFQDLLGHLRSGALENFKDAFEKALNAGEGFSSSADVCAQSCVSKFDKGCEEAVIEQANWDTCKTREKLQRDIEAHISSVRTAKLSELTTLYESKLNAALSGPVEALLDGANDETWPAIRNLLKREGELAVYGLSDALSGFDMDDETRNKMLTDLESYARGVVETKAKEEAGRALMRMKDRFTTIFSHDSDSMPRIWSGKEDIRAITKMARSASLKLLSVMAVIRLEDELDNIEKTLTLALVNSTSNSATSKSISTIDSLASSTWEQVAPEKTLITPVQCKSLWRQFKNETEYTVTQAISAQEANRRNNNWLPPPWAILALVVLGFNEFMTLLRNPLWLGVLFVGYLVSKALWVQLNISGEFQHGALPGLLSLSTKFLPTVMNLLKKLAEEGQAPSTNTNQSSMNSSASAQSDVTTNGESSSSSSSGSSPAKSVPIDTSS